The sequence CCGGGAGTACTGAAACTAAATCTTCCATAATGGAAATAAGCCCACTGGAATAAATCACCGGATTGCCCATTCATGGATGGGGCATTTTCTAAGCCGGTAATTTCATTATAAGAATTTGAAACCAGCTGGTTGATGGCAACATCTTCCTCATACCAACCGGTAATCACTCGTTTACTTATTCCGCCTCGGTTAAATTTAACGGGAGAGCTCAGGTTGTTAGCAGGTCCAAATGACACTACCGAAAAGACATTGGAGGCTTCTTCAAATAGAAAATCGAGAACGGCTCTAGTCTCAACTTGAGAGGCCATATTCTCACCGGCGCCCGGCTCAAAATAGGGGTAATCATAGGTGAAGTTTTTGTTGATGTTTACCCCTCCGGCGTTGTCTTCGTTGAATTCACCATCGCCGTCATCATCGGCACCTTCGGTGAATAACTTGTACGTTCCTTTTTCGCCTTTAGTGATATCAGCCATCTTCAACAGGCGATTTTCATCGGGATGAACCATCCATTTTCCGGTGGGATCTTCAACCCGCATCATGGTAATAAGGTTGTCACCATTCAGGTCGTTAAAGGGATCCTCATCAAAAGCATCATCACGATCTTCGTTGGTGGAAATGGTATTAACGTCCCGCTCGTACTTCAGCGAAGCAAAATATTGCTCGGTCGCATCCGGATTAATGCGCGGTAAAACATAAAAAGTGGTGGTTTCCAAAAGACTGCTGATTTCTTCAGAGGAAGAATTAGACAGGAGGTTTTCGGCGAAAGTCAGGGCAAGTTCGCTACCCAGGATATGCGATCCCTTCGCCCCGCCAATAACTGCAATGGCCGGATGATTCTGTACATCGCCGGAGCCAATTGTAAGCACCCAAAGGTCTTTGCCATCGGCTGTTTTTGCAAGTGAAGTTAATTCGGTTAGGTTTCCGTAGTCAGTTTCCAGCTGATTCAGGCGGTCGGTGAGGGTTTGGAAGTCGCTGTATGAGTTTTGAGCAATTGATGATGCCGGCAGGCAAAGCATCCATCCCAAAACAAACAACAGCGAGCGCAGGTACGAATGTTTCATAAATACGGATAATTGATTTTATGGTATGCGAGATAGTAACTCGCTGAGCGATGCAATTCAAAGATTGAACTGTTAAAAGTTAATAAGGAGCCTAAAGTTTGAATCTTGGTTTTAATTTAATAGATGTTATTTTCTGAGCGATTTAATATTCAGAATTAATAATTACGCATGAAAAAGAAAATAGCAGCACTGATTGGGGTTGTTTCCATATTCATTTTGGCATCTCAGTATGCCTGGGCCGATGTGCAAATGGCAGAAACATCCTCCTCTATTTTAGGGAGCTGGCTAAGTATTTTACCACCTCTTGTAGCCATCGCTATCGCTCTCATTTTCCGTCAGGTGTTGTTTGCTCTTTTCCTGGGTATTTGGATGGGGGCTTATTTGATAGGAGACCTTAGCTTTACCGGCATATTTAGCAGTTTCTTTTCTTCTCTTAGTGATTTTATAGTGCCCGGAGTATCTGATCCAGATCGGATGAGTATCGTCATATTTTCAATTTTGATTGGGGGAATGGTGGGTATCATTACCGATAATGGGGGAACCCGCGGTGTTATTAAAGCAATCACCCGCTTTGTGCGAACTAAAGTTCAGGGTCAGGTTGTCACTTCTTTGATGGGTTTCGTTGTATTCTTTGATGATTATGCCAACACCATGGTTGTTGGAAATACCATGCGTCCGCTCACCGATAAGCTTAGGATTTCGCGAGCCAAACTCGCTTACTTAGTCGATGCAACCGCAGCTCCAATTGCAACCATCGCTTTGGTAAGCACCTGGATTGGCGCTATGGTAGGATTTATTGCAACCGCAGAAAGTGAGATGGCCAACTTTAATGAAGCTGCTTATTCCGTATTTATAAATTCACTTCCGTACAATTTCTATGCGTTTTTCACCATCCTGTTCGTAATTCTGATTGCCTATTCAGGGCGCGATTTTGGAACTATGCTTAAAGCCCGAATTGATTTATATAAAGCAAAGCATGACCCAAAACTGGATAAATACAATCTGTACAAGGATAAGATAGAAGAAGATGAAGCTAAGAAGTCAGAGTCGCATTGGATGAATGCAGCACTGCCAATTCTGACTTTAGTACTGGGAACTATAATCGGTTTATTTGTAACGGGTGAAGGGAACAGCATCCAATCTATTGTTGAGACGGCGAACTCCTACAACGCTCTTTTATGGGGTTCATTGGCATCAGTAGTGGTGGCTATTATCATGACCCTTTCACAAAAACTATTGGATATCGAAAAGACTCTGGAAGGCATGATGAACGGAATGCACGTGATGTTTGACGGCGTGCTGATACTTGTGCTGGCTTGGGGGTTGAGTGATGTGACAGTAGCCTTAGGCACCGCCGATTATCTTGTTTCTGTATTTGGTGAAACGTTAAATCCTTACTGGATGCCTGCCATTGTGCTCGTGCTTTCAGCATTGACAGCCTTTGCAACCGGATCGAGTTGGGGAACCATGGGAATCTTGATGCCACTGGTAGTTCCTCTGGGATGGGAAATTGGAAATAACACTGGAGTACCGATGGAAATGACCCTTGAAATTATTTATGCCAGTGTGAGTGCGGTATTAGCAGGGTCGGTTTGGGGCGATCATTGCTCACCGATTTCAGATACCACTATATTAAGCTCTATCGCTACCCAATGTGATCATGTTGAGCATGTAAACACCCAACTTCCATATGCAATGATTGTAGGAGCCATTAGTATTCTAGCCATGATTGCAGCTATTGTTTTGAATATCTCCGTATGGATTATTTACCCGGTAGGTGTCGCCATAATCATAGGCATCATCTATAAGTTTGGTAAAATTCCGGATCCCGAAACCTATACACCGGAAGGAAAAGAACCTGCTATTACCAGCCTTGATGCTTAGTGACGATTATTAAATACATATCAATCCTTTTAATCGGGATATTATTTGTTGGATGTGATGCTTTTAAAAATGAGCAAAGTGTTCCTCAAGAATTGATCGGTGAGTGGAAATTAACGGGAACGGGTTATGGACCAAACCCAACCTATGAGGTAGATCCGAATCGTTCTTCAATGACCCTTTTTCTCTATAATGATAGAGTGATGTGGTATCAAGATGGGGAAATATGGACTAAATTCGGTACCACAGAAAAGAAAAAAGGCTGGCCTGAAGATTCTTTTTATATGAATTCTAAAAATAATAGTTTTTGTGATTTCAAAGCTGTGTTTAACCCAGAGACAAACACTTTAGGAATAATACCAGCAAACTGCCTTGATTTCCCTTCTCATTTTTTTCAGAAAAGCCCTGACTAAATCTCGAAATGTTGCTCACCCAAAACCTCGGAAGTGCCGGGCTCAAATCGCCGTTCGGTAAAGTCAATATTTCCTTCTTTATCAATCAGTAAAACGGTAGAACATCGGGAGCCATAGCTTTCAGTCTTGATAAAAATAGAAGAAACCGCTTTCTCTAATTCTTTTGGAATGCCGGTAACCGGAAGCTCTTCTTCCTCAGCCTTACGCTCATCAAGCAGAATCTTAAACAGATCTTCTTTCCCGAAATCTTCTTTTTTAATAACGTGCTCTAGCTGAGATTTGGCTGAGTCCAATTTGGGCCAGGAGGTATTGAGTAAGGCGTTACTGAGCCCGTGAATACCGGGCTCAATTCGGGTTACTTTTTTGTTTTGGTTTGAGTAATGATAGAATCCGTTTTCATCCCAGAGCAATAGGCTAAAACCATTATATTTTTCAGCTTTTTTAGAAATATCTCCAAGATAGTCCATCGCTGACTTCTCTCTTTTGAGGTAGTCTAATACCAACTCTCCCCGTGAAGGCGGGTCTTCTTTTTTGATGGAAGTATCGCGATAATTTGTAAGAGCACTCCACTTGCGGGAGGCTTCATGAACACCCAGCCAGGTTCCACCGGCTTCAAGATCCTTTCCGGCCAAAATATTTGGAAATCCTTCTTTCGTCCAGAACTCTGCTTTACGAGTTGGGCGCTCATAAAATTCATCCCGGTTGCCGGCTAAAATTAGCTCAAATTTCGGGTGAGACTTGTAGGCAAAGGTGATTAAGCACATAAAACTAACCAACGAGGTTTCTATATTTGCCTGAATCTAAGCATATTCACGAAACCTAATACAAGTTTTTCGTACAGTCACTCATGCAATCGAATAAGAAACTCTTTAGGGATGTAATTATACTGCTATTCGGAGTTATTGGAATAGCCACGTTTTTTTATTCATTCCCAATACACCATCCATTTACAATTTCGGAGATTAGCCAAACTAATGAGCAGGTTGAGCAAAAGGCTGATTCTGTATTTCAAAGCTGGCAGTACCAGACCTTTGACTATTATCCGTCAACTGAATTTGTCAGCTACAACGGTGCTATTGATTCTCTTCAAAAAAAGTGGGGCACACGTGAATTTAAGAAACAGCAAAGTGAGTCTGATTTCCTTCAAAATCTGCCCTTTTTAAAATGGGAAGTAAGTGAAGTAAATAACCAAACAGAGGATAACAGTCCGGAAGTAACCGTTGGATTAAGTCCGGCCGGCAAGGTTGTAAGTTTCTCAGCATCTAATGATTTAATTACTCGCCAACGCCCGTTCAATCGCTATGCGGTGCGAACTGTTTTTCAAAATCAAGTCCAAAACTATTCGCGGGGACTTGAAGATTCTTTGATTACCGGCCTTACTGATTATCAACACCTGGGCGACACCACGCCCACTAATTCACAGGCACTGGCTATCATTGATCGCCTTCGGGAACTGAGAGGGGCAGAGGATGAAGATGTTTATACCATGAATAACATCTGGAGCTTATCTGATTTTTATCTGAATAGAACTATTTGGAATTCGATCGATTTAGAACGGGATTCTGTAGAGCTTTTAGATGAGGGCGGGATCCGTTTTGCCAGAGCACATGCAAGTGTTTTTGATTCTTTATCCGGGGTGAAGGTCAGCCTGACTTTAGACTTGCTGCCGGCCGGCTCTATTAAGGAGCTCGATTACTCCATTAGTCCGGTAATTAAAGTAGGTGAAAGTAGAATCACTGAAGTACTCGAAAGTATTTCAATTTTTGTTGTTCTGATATTTGCGATCGGACTCCTGTTTGTTTTTTACCTGCGGATTAAGGCTCGCGCCATAGATACTAAACCGGCTATTATTATCGCGGTGTTGGCGGGCTTTATGGTACCCGGCTTTTGGCTCCTTCAGTTTATAGACGAAGTGAGCCTTATGAATGGGATAAGATCCGGTATGAGTATCTTCCAAGCTCTCATTACACTCGCTATTTCAGGAGCTATAAGTGCCATCGGCTTTTTTGTGATTACAGCAGTAAGTGATTCTATCACCCGCCAATATTGGCCTGAAAAACTTAAAACCTGGGACTTGGTTCGCCGGGGTATGTTAGTTAATAAGCCGGTTGGATGGGGTATTATCAATGCTGTTGCTATTGGGGGAATCCTGTTGGGCTTAATGTGCCTGTTCATGACGGTATTTCCGGAATCCTTTATATCTGCAAACACAGGCTTTATATCCGATTCGTATTTTTTACCATCTATTGCCAATCTTATGATAACCACCTGCTTTGTACTGGCAATTGTGGTTCCTATCTACTTAATACTTGGAAATCAGATAAAAGGATTGGTTGGACGAAATTGGATTATCCCAATTCTTAGTGCTGCACTTTTTGGGGTGATTGACATCCTTCCTTTTAGTATTGAGCCGGACATTCTGGATCGATCTATGCGGGCTATACTTGGTTTTACTCTTGGGTATTTCTACTTGAGATATGATTTCCTGACCATTGTTTTTGGAGCCTTTGTTTTTGTAAACTTTTTGACCACTTCCAAGGGCTGGGTCATTTCAGGTTCGCCTGATGCTAATACCTTTTATTTGTTCCTGTTGGTGTTAGTCACTTTTACAGCATCAGGAGTTTATTTTATACTGAAAGGGACGGAAAGAGATGAGCTCCCGGAATATATTCCCGAGTACATTGAGGATCAAGCCAAAGAACAGCGACTAAAGCAAGAACTCTCCATTGCACGTGTGGTTCAGCAAACATTCTTGCCATCAAAAATTCACCATTTACCGGGAATTGATATCGCAGGTGTTTGTATTCCGGCCCAGGAAACCGGTGGTGACTATTATGACATGATTTCTTTGGGAGAGCAGCGTACAGCTATCGCGATTGGTGATGTAAGCGGGAAAGGAATCCGGGCTGCTTTTTATATGACCTTCACCAAAGGAGTACTCCACAGTTTGAGTGCATTGATATTGTCACCGGTTGAGCTTTTAAATCAGCTGAACCGCCTTTTTTGTGAGAATGCCACAAGAGGTACCTTCATCACTATGATCTACGGAATACTGGAAGCTGACAAACGTCAGTTCACTTTTGCAAGGGCAGGTCACAACCCCATGCTTTTGGTCCGGGCTAATGGCGATACAGAATGGCTAAAGCCGAATGGCATCGGGATTGGTATAACCACCGGTGATGCTTTTTTAAAAAATACGCAGGAAGCTACACTGAAACTAAAAGAAGGCGATGTGATCATTCTATACACAGATGGAATCACAGAAATGCTGAATACAAGTAACCATTTTTATGGGGAAGAACGCCTTGAGAGATTAGTTAAAGGGGTCAGAAAAGCTTCATCTGAAAAAATACTGGAAATAATTACTGATGATGTGAATGAGTTCAAGGGCATTGCTACACAGCATGATGATATGACGCTCGTCATTATAAAAGCTGATGCCTCAGTAAATCAGTAATTTTTGTATTTTAGCCAGAGCTAAATATTCTGTTCAACACTATTAAAGCAGAATCGACTTTTAATATTTTTAAACTGATACCATTGCGAGAATCGATCAAAAATAACATGGGCTTAAGTCAGTCTGTGGAAGATTATCTTAAAGCCATTTACGTACTTCATACAGAGGGCGATAAAGCTACAACTACAAATATCGCCAATGCTCTGGACGTTTCTTCAGCATCGGTTACAAATATGTTGAAGCGCCTCGCAAAAATGAATCTGCTAGAATACGAGTCATACAAAGGAGCGAAGCTAACTTCAGCGGGGAACAAAATAGCTCTCGAAATTCTACGTCATCACCGGCTGCTGGAATTGTATCTGAAGGAAATTATGGGTTATTCCTGGGATGAAGTTCATGACGAAGCCGAGAAGCTGGAGCACCATATTTCCGAACAGTTTGAAGATCGAATTGCTGAATTATTGAACAACCCTACTTACGATCCACACGGTGATCCCATTCCCTCTAAAGATGGAGTGATGCCGCGAATGGCCCATCTTTCAATTTCCGAGGCGGAAGAAAATGTCCGTTATATCATTGGCCGGGTTAAAGATCAGGATCCGGAATTGTTGCGCTATCTTGAAAAAATAGGAGTGCTTCCTGGGGTAAAAATTGAGGTTACTGAAAAAGCTCCGTTTAACGGTCCGGTAAAAATTCGCTTAGAAAACGATATCGAACAAATGCTTGGGCAGGCTGTAGCCAGCGAAGTCTATTTGATTGAAGCCGAGAAGTAGCGAGCACCGGCTTGTTCATGTGGAAAACAAACAACTCGGAAATCGATCTATCGAAATTCGATCACTCGTAAATCAAATAATCTTGCCCTTCAAAATAAAAAACCCCATTCATAAATAAATATGAATGGGGGAAGCAACTGTGATGAGTGAGTGAGACTCCGGTTACGTTTCCACAGAAGCTTTTTCAGTTTTCGTTTCTTCATCAATCATCGAAACCGGAATATATTTCTTGAATTGCTGCTTGGCATTTTCCCAGTCAGACAAGATATATCCTGTTTTTGTTGATTGTGTTTCTTTGTGATAGTCTTCAAGAATTGCTTTAAGCTTCTGCTCATCCTGACTACTCAACTTCACAGCACCAATGTATTCCTTGTTAATTTTTGATCCCGGTTCTTCATAAAGGAATAACTCTCCTCCGGTCATCCCGGCACCGATGTTATTGGAGGTACCTCCTAAAATGACCACAGTCCCGTTTGTCATATATTCACAGGCATGGAGTCCGGTTCCTTCCACAACGGCCGTACAGCCACTGTTTCGGACCGCAAAACGGTCTCCAGCTTGTCCATGCACATAAAATGTTCCGCCGGTTGCACCATACAGAGCACAGTTACCAATTATCGCATTTTCACTGGGCTCGTACCTGGCTTCTTTGGGTGGTACAATCACGGTTCTGCCACCCGACATGGATTTACATACGGAGTCATTGGCCTCGCCGATTAATCGAAGATTTACTCCTCCAACTTGAAATACACCAAAGCTTTGTCCGGCGCTTCCTTTAAATGTAAGGGATATAGTTTTGTTGTAAGGATTCTTGAATTCCTTGCCTTCTTTAATCTCTTTAAGGCGTTGTTTATTCATTTTCCGTGAAAGCTCACCGAATAATGTAGCAAGGGCCGACCGGTCGGTGTTATAAATCTCATACTCACCCGTGAAGTCCTCATTGTTTTCAATAGCATTTTGGGTATCTGATACTAAGGTCACATTTAATGAACTTACCGGATCAGATAATCCCTCTAAATCACTTTCCTTAGTGTAGGAAGGGGCATTTAGGAAATAACTCAGGTCGAAATTTTTCTCCTTAATAAGCTCAGCTCGATCCGGATGCATTTGCAGATATTGAGTTTGCCCAAACACTTCGTCCAGAGAAGAAGCTCCAATTTTTGAAAGCTCTCGGCGAACATCTTCGGCCAGATACTTAAGGGTGTCAACTACATGATCTTTATGACCTTTATACTTGTCTTTGAATTTCTGATCGTGAGTAGCAATACCTGTCGGGCAGGTGTTCTTCTCACAAATGCGGGCCATGATACAGCCTTCAGCTATAAGCAGGAGCTTGCCAAAATCAAATTCCTCAGCTCCTAAAATGGTCCCCAATACAATATCTTTTCCACACGACATTCCGCCATCTGTTCTGAGTATAACATGATCACGTAGGTCATTTTCTACCAATGACTGATGAACTTCAGGCAGTCCAATTTCCCATGGCAGCCCGGCATGCTTCATCGAACTCAACGATGCCGCTCCGGTTCCCCCTTCGCCACCGGAAACCTGAATGATATCGGCTCCGGCTTTAGCAACACCAACGGCAATGGTTCCGATGTTAACTCCGGAAACTAATTTCACACTGACTTTTCCGCCGGGGTGAAGTTGCTTGAGGTCGTGAATAAGCTGCTTTAAATCCTCAATACTATAAATGTCATGCAAAGGAGGAGGAGAAATGAGGTCAAACCCCGGATTTGCAAAACGAGCACGGGCAATATC comes from Balneola sp. and encodes:
- a CDS encoding peptidase; this translates as MKHSYLRSLLFVLGWMLCLPASSIAQNSYSDFQTLTDRLNQLETDYGNLTELTSLAKTADGKDLWVLTIGSGDVQNHPAIAVIGGAKGSHILGSELALTFAENLLSNSSSEEISSLLETTTFYVLPRINPDATEQYFASLKYERDVNTISTNEDRDDAFDEDPFNDLNGDNLITMMRVEDPTGKWMVHPDENRLLKMADITKGEKGTYKLFTEGADDDGDGEFNEDNAGGVNINKNFTYDYPYFEPGAGENMASQVETRAVLDFLFEEASNVFSVVSFGPANNLSSPVKFNRGGISKRVITGWYEEDVAINQLVSNSYNEITGLENAPSMNGQSGDLFQWAYFHYGRFSFSTPGWWTPDVMGDDDKAMKFDNDEAKFLAWADQNNMDAFVDWEEIDHPDFPNKKVEVGGIKPYMTLNPPYAMVDSLSQKHTAFITKLASMKPEVQLVNFEVTEAGRNLTRITVDIHNDGVLPTASRLGERTNWVKEVVVKINLSNNLKLVSGEMLDTIESIEGDGSVRKTWLVRGKGTFSLSAGAPNTGISTQEHTIR
- a CDS encoding sodium:proton antiporter, giving the protein MKKKIAALIGVVSIFILASQYAWADVQMAETSSSILGSWLSILPPLVAIAIALIFRQVLFALFLGIWMGAYLIGDLSFTGIFSSFFSSLSDFIVPGVSDPDRMSIVIFSILIGGMVGIITDNGGTRGVIKAITRFVRTKVQGQVVTSLMGFVVFFDDYANTMVVGNTMRPLTDKLRISRAKLAYLVDATAAPIATIALVSTWIGAMVGFIATAESEMANFNEAAYSVFINSLPYNFYAFFTILFVILIAYSGRDFGTMLKARIDLYKAKHDPKLDKYNLYKDKIEEDEAKKSESHWMNAALPILTLVLGTIIGLFVTGEGNSIQSIVETANSYNALLWGSLASVVVAIIMTLSQKLLDIEKTLEGMMNGMHVMFDGVLILVLAWGLSDVTVALGTADYLVSVFGETLNPYWMPAIVLVLSALTAFATGSSWGTMGILMPLVVPLGWEIGNNTGVPMEMTLEIIYASVSAVLAGSVWGDHCSPISDTTILSSIATQCDHVEHVNTQLPYAMIVGAISILAMIAAIVLNISVWIIYPVGVAIIIGIIYKFGKIPDPETYTPEGKEPAITSLDA
- a CDS encoding DtxR family transcriptional regulator; this encodes MGLSQSVEDYLKAIYVLHTEGDKATTTNIANALDVSSASVTNMLKRLAKMNLLEYESYKGAKLTSAGNKIALEILRHHRLLELYLKEIMGYSWDEVHDEAEKLEHHISEQFEDRIAELLNNPTYDPHGDPIPSKDGVMPRMAHLSISEAEENVRYIIGRVKDQDPELLRYLEKIGVLPGVKIEVTEKAPFNGPVKIRLENDIEQMLGQAVASEVYLIEAEK